Genomic segment of Candidatus Deferrimicrobiaceae bacterium:
TGCAAACCAGGCGCTCTCCCAACTGAGCTACACCCCCGGTACACTATCATAGAACGATGCGATCCAATCTTACTTGCCAGACCGCCGTTGTTTGCGTGGTGGGCCTAGGTAGGCTTGAACTACCGACCTCACGCTTATCAGGCGTGCGCTCTAGCCAGCTGAGCTATAGGCCCGCTGAATCTTTCAAAACTGAACAGGGAAGGAATCGCGTTAAGAAATCTCCGTGCATACGCAGGCGGTCGAGACCAACCTGAATATGTACTCCTTAGAAAGGAGGTGATCCAGCCGCAGGTTCCCCTACGGCTACCTTGTTACGACTTCACCCCAATCACTGACCATACCTTAGACGCCTACATCCCTTGCGGGTTAGCCCGGCGGCTTCTGGTACAGCCAGCTTTCGTGGTGTGACGGGCGGTGTGTACAAGGCCCGGGAACGTATTCACCGCAGCCTGCTGATCTGCGATTACTAGCGATTCCGACTTCATGGAGTCGAGTTGCAGACTCCAATCCGAACTGGGGCCGGCTTTTTGGGATTCGCTCCCCCTCGCGGGATTGCAGCCCTTTGTACCGGCCATTGTAGCACGTGTGTAGCCCTGGACATAAAGGCCATGAGGACTTGACGTCATCCCCACCTTCCTCCGGTTTAACACCGGCAGTCTCTTTAGAGTGCCCAACTGAATGCTGGCAACTAAAGACAAGGGTTGCGCTCGTTGCGGGACTTAACCCAACATCTCACGACACGAGCTGACGACAGCCATGCAGCACCTGTCTCCTGGCTCTACCCGAAGGCAGCACCCTCCTGTTTCCAGGAGGTTCCAGGGATGTCAAGCCCAGGTAAGGTTCTTCGCGTTGCGTCGAATTAAACCACATGCTCCACCGCTTGTGCGGGCCCCCGTCAATTCCTTTGAGTTTTAACCTTGCGGCCGTACTCCCCAGGCGGGGCACTTAATGCGTTAGCTGCGGCACGGGAGGAGTGGATACCCCCCACACCTAGTGCCCATCGTTTACAGCGTGGACTACCAGGGTATCTAATCCTGTTTGCTCCCCACGCTTTCGCGTCTCAGCGTCAGTATCTGTCCAGAAGGCCGCTTTCGCCACCGGTGTTCCTCCCAATATCTACGAATTTCACCTCTACACTGGGAATTCCGCCTTCCTCTCCAGTACTCAAGCCAAGCAGTATCAGATGCACTTCCCCGGTTAAGCCGAGGGCTTTCACATCTGACTTGCAGGGCCGCCTACACGCGCTTTACGCCCAGTAATTCCGAACAACGCTTGCACCCCCCGTATTACCGCGGCTGCTGGCACGGGGTTAGCCGGTGCTTCTTCTTACGGTACCGTCAAGCCTCACGAGTTTCCCCGCAAGACGTTCGTCCCGTCCGAAAGGGCTTTACGACCCGAAGGCCTTCTTCACCCACGCGGCGTTGCTGCGTCAGGGTTTCCCCCATTGCGCAATATTCCTCACTGCTGCCTCCCGTAGGAGTCTGGACCGTGTTCCAGTTCCAGTGTGGCTGGTCATCCTCTCAGACCAGCTAACGATCGTAGCCTTGGTGAGCCATTACCTCACCAACTAGCTAATCGTACGCGGGCCCATCCTATTGCGACGGCATCGGCAAGCCGATGCAATCTTTGGCCTCAGAGCCCGAAGACTCCGTGGTCTCATGCGGTATTAGCCACCCTTTCGGATAGTTATCCCCCACATTAGGGTAGGTTACCCACGCGTTACTCACCCGTGCGCCACTCTACTCAGGGAGCAAGCCCCCCTTTCGCGTTCGACTTGCATGTGTTAAGCACGCCGCCAGCGTTCGTTCTGAGCCAGGATCAAACTCTCCACTTGATAACGATAAAACAATAATGAAGAGATTCCTTGTTACGCGATTCGCATTCCCTGTTCAGTTTTCAAAGATCCAACTGTTCGCCCCTCTTGCGGGCGGGCTATCTAATATACGAAAGACCGAATCCGTTGTCAACCAAAAACTTCGTTTCCCGATTTTTATTTTTGCTTGTTTCGGGGTTCGCCGTTTCGCGAAGAAAGGGAATGTTACCAAACCCGGAAACCATTTGCAAGCCTAAAAATCGCATTCGGGAAACATTTTTTAGAGAGCAGAAGTGCTATCGACCAAAGACCGACTATCTTATTTGAAACCTGTCTCTATTGCAAGCATAAAATTACTCGAACCCAAATTTTATTCAAAACGTAACGATCGCGAACTCCTTCTTCCCGATCTTCATGCGAATATCTCCTTTGTTGTCGAGGACTTGACCCGGGTCGACGATCTTTTCCCCGTTGACTTCGAGTCCTCCGCCCACGATCAGGCGTCTCGCAGCCGACTTCGTAGTGAACGTGGAAGACACCAGCGAAACCGCGGTTGCCATGTCGATCAGCCGGGGAAAGGAAGCCCCATCGACCCGTCTTGCGTCATCGGGGAACTCTTTCCTGGTGAACCGCCCCCGGAATCCTTCGATCGCGGCATCGGCCGCCGCCGGGCCGTGGAACCTGCAGACGATCTCACGCGCCAGAGCGACCTTCTTCTCCATTGGGTGGAGGGACCCGTCGGCCAGTCCGTTCTTGAGTGACTCGAACTCGTCGATCCCAATGTCCGACAGCAGCTCGTAATAGCGGACCATCAGCGCATCGGAGATGGACATGACCTTGCCGAAGATCTGGTCGGGCGGCTCGGTGATCCCTATATAGTTGCCGAGGCTCTTGCTCATCTTGTTGACGCCGTCCAGCCCCTCCAAAAGAGGCGTCATCATGACGACCTGGGGTTCGAGGCCATGCGCTCGCTGGAGATCCCTGCCGACCAGCAGGTTGAATTTCTGGTCGGTCCCGCCGAATTCGACGTCGGCCTCAAGCGCGACCGAATCGTATCCCTGAAGGAGGGGATACAGGAATTCGTGGATGGAGATCGGCTTCCCACCCTCGAACCTTTTCCGGAAATCGTCGCGTTCGAGCATACGGGCAACAGTCATTTGCGCCGTGAGCCGCACGACGTCGTCGATCTTCATCGGCGAGAGCCATTCGGAGTTGAACCGGACCTCGGTCTTTCGGGGATCCAGGATCTTGAAGATCTGTTCCTTATAGGTCTCGGCGTTGCGAAGGACGTCCTCGCGCGTCAGCGCCTTACGCGTTTCGGACTTGCCGGTGGGGTCGCCGATCATTCCCGTGAAATCGCCGATCAGGAAGATCACCTGATGTCCTGCGTCCTGGAAATGCTTCAGCTTCTGTATCAGGACGGTATGCCCAAGGTGAAGGTCGGGGGCAGTGGGATCGAAACCCGCCTTGATCCGTAGCGGTTTCCCCGTGCGGGAGGATTTTTCGAGCTTGCGCGCCAGCTCGGCGTCGTCGATGACTTCGACCGTGCCGCGCTTCAGGGCCTTGAGAAGATCTTCCATGCGTCCGCGCTCCTCATCTGCGTTTCGCTCATCGTAAACGATTCGATCCCGAGACATCTTCCGTCGACGGCGTCGATTTCAAGGAATACACCCGAGACTTCGGGCTCCCCTGCCGCGGTTTCGAACCGGGTGGGCAACTGGGTCAGGAAACGCCGGAGCACGATATCGGGGGATACGCCGATGACCGATTGGCCGGGCCCGCACATGCCCGCATCAGTGATATATGCCGTTCCCCGAGGAAGGAGCTGAGCATCGGCCGTTCGGACGTGCGTATGCGTCCCCAGGACCGCCGACACCCTTCCATCGAGATGGAATCCCATCGCCCGTTTTTCGGATGTCGCCTCGGCGTGGAAATCGACAATGATGGGACGCCCGACCTTGCCGATGGCCGGAAGCGATTCTTCGATCCAGCGGAAGGGACAGTCGTAAGTTCCCATGAAAACGCGTCCGAT
This window contains:
- the tyrS gene encoding tyrosine--tRNA ligase translates to MEDLLKALKRGTVEVIDDAELARKLEKSSRTGKPLRIKAGFDPTAPDLHLGHTVLIQKLKHFQDAGHQVIFLIGDFTGMIGDPTGKSETRKALTREDVLRNAETYKEQIFKILDPRKTEVRFNSEWLSPMKIDDVVRLTAQMTVARMLERDDFRKRFEGGKPISIHEFLYPLLQGYDSVALEADVEFGGTDQKFNLLVGRDLQRAHGLEPQVVMMTPLLEGLDGVNKMSKSLGNYIGITEPPDQIFGKVMSISDALMVRYYELLSDIGIDEFESLKNGLADGSLHPMEKKVALAREIVCRFHGPAAADAAIEGFRGRFTRKEFPDDARRVDGASFPRLIDMATAVSLVSSTFTTKSAARRLIVGGGLEVNGEKIVDPGQVLDNKGDIRMKIGKKEFAIVTF
- a CDS encoding TIGR00282 family metallophosphoesterase, which translates into the protein MWVLFLGDVVGEPGRKGVREFLARLPARRDVDLVIANGENAASGNGVTASVLRELFSAGIDVLTGGNHIWDKKEGVPFVRDDERILRPANYPPGVDGRGWAVYRGRSGREYAVVSLIGRVFMGTYDCPFRWIEESLPAIGKVGRPIIVDFHAEATSEKRAMGFHLDGRVSAVLGTHTHVRTADAQLLPRGTAYITDAGMCGPGQSVIGVSPDIVLRRFLTQLPTRFETAAGEPEVSGVFLEIDAVDGRCLGIESFTMSETQMRSADAWKIFSRP